Proteins from a genomic interval of Alosa alosa isolate M-15738 ecotype Scorff River chromosome 8, AALO_Geno_1.1, whole genome shotgun sequence:
- the LOC125299575 gene encoding LOW QUALITY PROTEIN: mannose-specific lectin-like (The sequence of the model RefSeq protein was modified relative to this genomic sequence to represent the inferred CDS: deleted 2 bases in 1 codon): protein MSRNFLSTNDELRKGDFLISNNQQYKAIFQEDGNFVIYGWRPIWSSKTDGNQEAHRLVMQQDCNFVMYTKGDKPCWSTSSYNACEDCRCRVFLRDDGVLEVDRNGEKKWTSH, encoded by the exons ATGAGCAGGAACTTTCTGTCCACCAATGATGAGCTCCGTAAGGGTGACTTCCTGATTTCTAACAATCAACAATACAAGGCT ATCTTTCAG GAAGATGGCAACTTTGTCATCTATGGCTGGCGTCCAATCTGGTCCTCAAAAACTGATGGTAATCAAGAGGCACACCGCCTTGTTATGCAGCAAGACTGCAACTTTGTCATGTACACAAAGGGTGACAAACCTTGTTGGTCAACTAGCTCTTATAATGCGTGTGAAGATTGTCGTTGCCGTGTATTTTTGCGTGATGATGGTGTCCTGGAAGTTGATCGGAATGGAGAGAAGAAGTGGACTTCACATTAG